From Etheostoma cragini isolate CJK2018 chromosome 1, CSU_Ecrag_1.0, whole genome shotgun sequence, a single genomic window includes:
- the polr2m gene encoding protein GRINL1A, giving the protein MSSSWTLRQGQTGDLRNQSKEELKELLLRQERIFSNKRFLQSLPDKGKKIKEFAEKVRLAIEHNNEEERRQSLVSAARTELHSKYQQTFTLQQRVIPDTPAALNQEGQGEAAAGNAVQEMATSPVSAHVHENNILEQKNQFVSGGAAGETMETAAAGASLNSDQTKEGDLVEALERVRLSKSNTGFSSKCKDPFNSTAGDNYFLKKQIPKKPHYVSVMERTEKTSALRKPQFKPNQLPQRSDISPSGSSSPSQSSESSSSLSAEARKERDRKHLDDITAARLPLLHYSPAQLLSLEESAILLKEQAKKQQELQAKLASQKLSDGLKISMGSYTPDSGPMAAYREDHDEGSQLSSEED; this is encoded by the exons ATGTCCTCGTCGTGGACGCTGCGTCAGGGACAGACAGGAGACCTGAGAAACCAGAGCAAAGAGGAGCTCAAAGAACTGCTCCTGCGACAGGAGAGGATATTCTCTAACAA GCGGTTTTTACAGAGTCTTCCTGACAAAgggaaaaagataaaagaattTGCAGAGAAAGTGCGCCTTGCCATTGAACACAACaatgaagaggagaggagacagagcTTGGTGTCGGCTGCCAGGACAGAGTTACACTCCAAGTATCAGCAGACTTTCACTTTGCAACAACGTGTTATTCCCGACACACCAGCAGCCTTAAACCAAGAAGGACAAGGTGAGGCTGCAGCAGGCAACGCGGTACAGGAGATGGCGACCTCACCTGTCTCAGCTCATGtgcatgaaaacaacattttggagcaaaagaACCAGTTTGTCTCCGGAGGGGCTGCTGGTGAAACCATGGAGACGGCTGCTGCTGGGGCCTCTCTGAACTCTGATCAGACAAAAGAGGGTGACCTTGTGGAGGCCTTGGAAAGGGTCAGACTGTCTAAAAGTAATACTGGTTTCAGTAGCAAGTGCAAAGACCCATTTAACAGCACAGCAGGAGACAATTACTTTCTCAAAAAGCAGATACCAAAAAAGCCTCACTATGTGTCTGTGATGGAAAGAACAGAGAAGACTTCAGCTCTCCGGAAGCCACAATTCAAACCAAATCA GCTACCCCAAAGAAGTGACATCTCTCCATCCGGATCCTCGTCACCCAGCCAGTCTTCTGAAAGTTCATCATCTCTCTCTGCAGAGGCCAGAAAGGAGCGGGACAGAAAGCACCTGGATGACATCACTGCAGCTCGACTCCCTCTTCTCCACTACAGTCCGGCACAGCTTTTGTCTCTGGAGGAGTCGGCCATCCTCCTGAAGGAACAAGCAAAGAAGCAGCAG GAGTTGCAGGCCAAGCTGGCTTCCCAGAAACTGTCTGACGGATTGAAGATCTCTATGGGGAGCTACACTCCTGACAGTGGCCCCATGGCTGCCTACAGAGAGGATCACGATGAAGGATCCCAGCTCTCCTCAGAGGAGGACTGA